The window TTATGGAGGTGAGGATATTTTTGATCTGTACAGGGATAAAAATAACGATGGCAGAGGTGTGAGAACTACTTATGCCTCCGGGAATTCCAGCCAGTCGTTACAGTGGAGGCATCGATATGACAGGGGATGGAACAGCGACTTAACCCTTACCCGCTCATCGTACAAATATGATATCAAGAATATATATGAGAAAAATGAGCTGCTGGCTTTTTCAGATATTGAGGATTTAGGTGCAAAAGTAACCTTTGTAAAAGATTCAGTCTGGAAAGATGCCCAGGTAAAAGCAGGTATAGAATGGGCCCGGCATGCTATCAGCCCCAGTATTGTTAATTCTGCCGGTAACATTGCGGAAATGCTGGAAAGCGGCGCTACCGGGGGCAAAATAGCAAACGAAATTTCTGCCTATGTACAGCAGGAATGGAGCCTTACAGATAAATTATTGATCAACTCAGGAATCAGGGGATCTTTTGGCCTTGTAAATAATAAGGAATATTTTACACCTGAACCTCGTGTTTCGCTAAGATATGCACTGCCCAAACAGCAGTCGCTGAAACTTAGCTACTCCAGAATGGTGCAATACCTGCATCGTATCTCCAATTCTGCAGTTTCTACACCTACCGATATCTGGTATCCGGTTACCGATAGTATCCGTCCGCAGTATTCCCACCAGGTATCTGCAGCCTGGCAAAAATTCCTGAACGGACCAAAAGTTTTTATCAGCGCCGAGGGCTACTACAAAACATTAAGTAACCTGATAGGCTACGAAGAAGGTACTAATCTTTTCTTCAATTCTGATTTTCAATCGAAACTTATTCAGGGCAGGGGGCGTGCTTATGGCACAGAATTTCTGATTCGTAAGGAAGCAGGAAAGTTAACGGGTTGGCTAAGTTACACACTTTCCTGGTCGTGGAGGCAGTATGATCAGATAAACCAGGGCGAGTGGTTCCCTGCCCGTTACGACAGACGACATAACGGGGCCGTAGTGATGCAGTATGCACTTGGCCGGCGCTGGTCGGCATCCATGGTTTGGGAGTATATTTCAGGTGCCAGGTTTACACCTGTGATTGGTCAGTACATAGTACCATCACCCACCAGTACAGGAGTAGACCTGATTCCGGTGTTTTCTGGCATAAATGCCGTAAAGATGTCAGATACCCACCGGCTCGATTTAGGCCTGAAATTTACCAGCAACCCACACAAAAAGATTAAATGGCATATGTTTGCCGGTGTTAATAATGTATATAACCGGGCCAGTCCGATAGGAATTTTTATAGAACAGGATGAAAATGACGGTTCTTTGAAGTACACACAGCCCGGACTTTTTGGTCTGCTTCCCTTTTTGAACATTGGCTTTAGTTTGTAGCATATGTTTAGAAATTTTCAATACATAAAAGAGTTTTACTTAAGCGGGATAAGTGCCTGTTTGGTTTTTACCCTTGTATCGCTCCTGTCTTGTATACCGGAACCCCTGGAGGTAAAGCATACACCCACCGTTAAGCCGGAAATTGTTGTGGCCACACAAATGCTGCATGATGAAATGCTGGTGGTGCTGTTAACCAAAACCTTTGGTGCGCTGGATGCATCTGGAGACAGTGATCCACTAAAACTGATTGAACAAATAGCAGTGAGTGATGCCGTTGTAAGCATTAGCGGTCCTGAAGGAAGCTACCAGCTAGAAGCTTTAGGATATGGTGCCTATGGTGGCACTCTAATTCCCTTCAAAGAGGGCAGCATGTATGAGCTGCATGTAAACAGTGCCAGCCTGGGAGAGGTATATGCATCCGCCAGGGTGCTGGGCAAAGTTGAGTTCAATGAGATCAGTGCTGATCTTTATTATGATGAGAATGGCGATACCCTCGCACACCTGACTTATTCCCTAAGCGATCCTGTAGAAAACAACTGGTATATGCTTGGCGTGCAGGAAATTAACCGGGAACACATCATCCATAATCTTATCAATCCACGAGCCTATACTGAATTGTTTGATGATATCAATACACTAGAGCAGGAGGAGTTCCTTAACCAGTATAAGGTAATACCCAGGGTATATGATCCCGGAGACACCATAATTGTTTCTCTGTCAAACATCAGTAAGGAGTATTACGAGTTCATGCAAATGCGACTTGACAATCGCTTTAGCTTTATTGAATTTCTGGGCGAACCAATTAATTATCCATCTAATGTAGTAGGCGGCAAAGGCTTCTTCAATCTCAACATACCTCATTATAGGGTATTTGTATTTGATCAGTAAATTACTGATTCTATTTTTAGAGCTACGAAACCTGCTCTAAGCAGTTGATTAATCAAAAATAAATTTATGGCTGATCTTTCCCTGAACCTGGGCCGCACCGAATTTGGTAATCCGGCTAATATCGGCAATGTTATAACTGTGGCAGAAGCAGAAGCGCTGCTGAACGACTGGGTGAAAAACGACCGTCTGAAACTACACATGCGCCAGGTAGCCTGGCTAATGAAAGCATGGGCAGGGGAAAGACTGCGGCTGGGGGAAGAAGATCAGCATAAATGGTACCTGGCAGGTTTGTTGCACGATGCAGACTGGGACCAGTGGCCCGCGGAGCATTGCCGGCGCATCATTGAAGAACTTGAGCAACGCCAGCTAGACCCGGCCATTATCAGAGCTATTGCTTCACATGGTCCGGCATACTTTGGTGTAGAGCCACATACTGAAATGGACAAAATGCTTTATGCCT of the Flammeovirgaceae bacterium 311 genome contains:
- a CDS encoding putative HD superfamily hydrolase (COG2316 Predicted hydrolase (HD superfamily)); protein product: MADLSLNLGRTEFGNPANIGNVITVAEAEALLNDWVKNDRLKLHMRQVAWLMKAWAGERLRLGEEDQHKWYLAGLLHDADWDQWPAEHCRRIIEELEQRQLDPAIIRAIASHGPAYFGVEPHTEMDKMLYAFDELSGFTHAYSLMRPEGYTGMEVKGVKKRLKDKTFAAQVSRADIADASERAGVPVDELIQFIINHQPHAAQ
- a CDS encoding tonb-dependent receptor plug (COG4206 Outer membrane cobalamin receptor protein) is translated as MNKINEQAQFFYFTTSNHFKKYILIMLLLCPLVLCGQTVRLSGVVKDSHGETLPFAAVLVLPDSTIAPADVDGKFSAKVPGGSNTILISYTGFNKFRQVVQLRQDTTITFRLSPLVDQLQEVVITANRYSQQDLVQTVRTGTHTISRKDVEFLPVLGGEADVIKTLQLLPGTTKGVEGSSDLFVRGGAADQNLVLLDGAPIYNTSHLFGFLSVFNPDILEKVEAINGGFPAEFGGRLSSIIDISTNNTIAKKTSVKGEVGLLASRLYVEQPLVKGKASIWMAGRRTYVDQVVKAIDEELPYYFYDLNGKILFKLGRRDQIDISYYGGEDIFDLYRDKNNDGRGVRTTYASGNSSQSLQWRHRYDRGWNSDLTLTRSSYKYDIKNIYEKNELLAFSDIEDLGAKVTFVKDSVWKDAQVKAGIEWARHAISPSIVNSAGNIAEMLESGATGGKIANEISAYVQQEWSLTDKLLINSGIRGSFGLVNNKEYFTPEPRVSLRYALPKQQSLKLSYSRMVQYLHRISNSAVSTPTDIWYPVTDSIRPQYSHQVSAAWQKFLNGPKVFISAEGYYKTLSNLIGYEEGTNLFFNSDFQSKLIQGRGRAYGTEFLIRKEAGKLTGWLSYTLSWSWRQYDQINQGEWFPARYDRRHNGAVVMQYALGRRWSASMVWEYISGARFTPVIGQYIVPSPTSTGVDLIPVFSGINAVKMSDTHRLDLGLKFTSNPHKKIKWHMFAGVNNVYNRASPIGIFIEQDENDGSLKYTQPGLFGLLPFLNIGFSL